GGGTCTTCGATGACCAGTTCGGCCACCCGCGCGAAGCGCTTGAAGAAGGCCGGGATGCACAGGTCGAGGTTAATCAGCAGGTCCTGGTGGGCGCCAGGGTCGTCGCCCAGGCCGAGCACCACGGGCGCCACCGTGTCGCTTTCGGCATCGCCGTGCGGCACGAAGCTTTCGCCCTTGAAACGCCACAGCCGTTCGTCCAGGTCGTCGCGCTGGGCGGCGTCGCTGC
The Pseudomonas sp. DTU_2021_1001937_2_SI_NGA_ILE_001 DNA segment above includes these coding regions:
- a CDS encoding DNA polymerase III subunit chi — encoded protein: MTQVDFYILPSPATEARLDFACKLADKAWRLGHRVYLHCSDAAQRDDLDERLWRFKGESFVPHGDAESDTVAPVVLGLGDDPGAHQDLLINLDLCIPAFFKRFARVAELVIEDPAVRQSARDNFRRYREQGYAPQDHRLQRF